DNA sequence from the Patescibacteria group bacterium genome:
GAATGGTTGTGTCACACGGTACGGCAGTGAGACTTGTTACTCCACTTATGATAGTGCTTACAATATTTTCGATTTATGCGATTAACGCAAAAGGTGTGACTGCAGCACAAACACTAATCAAAGCAATTTCACCACAACAAGAAGGTCCAGCAAAGAATTTTGAATATTTTGAAGAAGTGGTTGCTCTTAATTCTCTCGGAAGACAGGAAGTTGCAGAACAACTTGTTACTACCGCAGTGAGGGTGAGGGACCCGCAAGTGGACTCCGGAGTGCAGCAGCAATTCTTTGATTTCGGGCGAAGTGAAATGGAACGGCTTATAGAAAACAATCCCAATGATGCACGTGTGAGACTGTTCTACGCCTCATATTTAAATAGATTTAGTTTTTTTGATGATGCGATAGTACAGCTTGAAAAAGCGCTTGAGCTCTCGCCACAAAAACAAGCAATCTTTTTTGAATTGGGGACATCATATCTCAATAAAGGTGATTTAAACAGAGCTCTTGAAATATTCAAAGAAGCACACGAACTTGCACCGAGTTATCCAGATGCGGTATATGTCTATGCTGTAGGAGCAGCTTATGCGGGTCGCGATGATATAGCCAGCAAATTACTCGGGTCATTGTTTGAGCAATACAAAGAACGTGATGAGGTGTTTGCTGTAGATGACCGCATAATTCGTGCATATGCCCAACTTGAACGATACGATAAAATTGTAGAAATTTGGCAAAACGCAATCGCTACAGATCCCAATAATGCACAATTTCGCATCTCACTTGCCGCTACCTATATTCAAGTTGGCAGAAGATTAGAGGCAATAGCTGAAATCAGAAAATCAATTGAGCTGAACCCTGAATTTAAAGAACAGGGAGAGTTCTATATTCATGAGATAGAAGCTGGGAGGAATCCCTAAATCACAAAACTATTTTTTGCGATCAGGCGATCATTTCGCTTACAAGATAATTTAGCCATAGGATGGTTGACTCGCCCTTGCATTAGTGCTATACTCTTCGTGA
Encoded proteins:
- a CDS encoding tetratricopeptide repeat protein, which translates into the protein MAWQGIKEKPILGWGQGNFGLVFNKYYNPELYAQEPWFDRVHNIILDWAIAGGLLGLLAYLSMPFLFLYYLWRKVTDLSFVEKSIFTGLLVGYGFHNLFVFDNLISYIFFFTLLAYIHSKISRPFLHPLWQRMVVSHGTAVRLVTPLMIVLTIFSIYAINAKGVTAAQTLIKAISPQQEGPAKNFEYFEEVVALNSLGRQEVAEQLVTTAVRVRDPQVDSGVQQQFFDFGRSEMERLIENNPNDARVRLFYASYLNRFSFFDDAIVQLEKALELSPQKQAIFFELGTSYLNKGDLNRALEIFKEAHELAPSYPDAVYVYAVGAAYAGRDDIASKLLGSLFEQYKERDEVFAVDDRIIRAYAQLERYDKIVEIWQNAIATDPNNAQFRISLAATYIQVGRRLEAIAEIRKSIELNPEFKEQGEFYIHEIEAGRNP